The following proteins are co-located in the Megalops cyprinoides isolate fMegCyp1 chromosome 15, fMegCyp1.pri, whole genome shotgun sequence genome:
- the LOC118789842 gene encoding uncharacterized protein C10orf105-like, which produces MNNTISFNSTESLLSNFSCPPSPTSLPAAERDPMPTIIVVLCLFVLFASCAAFLATCMPSAQSGDAEAGSGPGASLPCSPALSSEPQLRLWKRLGSVRRSLTSSFRRPPPRRPDLAASPSPLPPHLTMPCLFDHATEI; this is translated from the coding sequence ATGAATAACACAATTTCCTTTAACTCCACTGAGTCCCTGCTGAGCAATTtctcctgccccccctccccgaccTCACTCCCCGCCGCCGAGCGGGACCCGATGCCCACCATCATCGTGGTGCTCTGCCTCTTCGTGCTCTTCGCCAGCTGCGCGGCCTTCCTGGCCACCTGCATGCCGTCCGCGCAGTCGGGGGACGCCGAGGCGGGGAGCGGCCCTGGCGCCTCCCTGCCCTGCAGCCCCGCCCTGTCCAGCGAGCCCCAGCTGCGGCTGTGGAAGAGGCTGGGCTCGGTGCGCcgctccctcacctcctccttcaGACGCCCGCCCCCCCGCCGGCCCGACCTGGCCgcctcccccagccccctcccgCCGCACCTCACCATGCCGTGCCTCTTCGACCACGCCACAGAGATCTGA